In a genomic window of Macrobrachium rosenbergii isolate ZJJX-2024 chromosome 44, ASM4041242v1, whole genome shotgun sequence:
- the LOC136829595 gene encoding uncharacterized protein: protein MYFNKNREAICNESLSVALELCENCDVMVELRTRIKKRMPGETATGVGLSAKQETVRLIKGTIDRLHTEMKQRSTRLEDLDNKFGFLLDVGQTLKKGKSSGLLDDERMKENYLHVGEFYSSDLDGNELYEEILDCRMLLASRTDVQISTPEKLIQFIIQYGVENVFPNLRVAIQLMLTVAISIASCERSFSKLKLTIAYLRTSVGQGRLNALAFLSIEREEVELINFDDVTDNFASAKSRTVQI from the coding sequence ATGTATTTCAATAAAAACAGAGAAGCAATCTGTAACGAGTCGCTCAGTGTAGCATTAGAACTATGTGAGAATTGTGATGTTATGGTAGAGCTGAGgaccagaataaagaaaaggatgCCAGGAGAAACAGCTACTGGTGTAGGTCTCAGTGCAAAACAAGAGACCGTGCGTCTAATAAAAGGTACAATAGATAGACTGCATACTGAAATGAAACAACGTAGCACAAGACTTGAAGATCTAGACAACAAGTTTGGGTTTCTGCTAGATGTAGGACAAACtcttaaaaaaggtaaaagttcTGGATTACTGGATGacgagagaatgaaggaaaactaTTTACATGTTGGTGAATTCTACAGTAGTGATTTGGATGGTAATGAACTTTATGAGGAAATCTTAGACTGCAGAATGCTCTTGGCAAGTAGAACGGATGTTCAGATTTCCACTCCAGAGAAGCTCATCCAGTTCATTATACAATATGGTGTCGaaaatgttttccccaacttaagAGTAGCAATCCAACTTATGCTCACAGTAGCAATTTCAATTGCAAGCTGTGAACGTTCGTTCAGTAAACTGAAATTGACTATTGCTTATCTGAGGACCTCAGTGGGACAGGGCAGACTTAACGCCCTAGCATTTCTTAGTATTGAGCGTGAAGAGGTAGAACTCATCAACTTTGATGATGTTACTGATAATTTTGCTTCGGCAAAGTCTCGCACAGTCCAAATATAA
- the LOC136829596 gene encoding 52 kDa repressor of the inhibitor of the protein kinase-like: MPETVRYVDINSETKTVTVKETFVGFIEIKQKDAASIVEVICDQLEKDNMPLKYCRSQCYDNAIVMAGHKSGVQQRIIEKNSKAVFVICDNHSLNLAGIHAASEESVTVTFFGTLDALYNFFSRSTMRWDKLRKAMPITLKSESETRWSAREEAVKPICHHFDDLVILLEEMSTDLKKM; the protein is encoded by the coding sequence ATGCCTGAAACCGTGAGATATGTTGATATAAACTCTGAGACAAAAACAGTAACTGTAAAAGAGACATTTGTTGGTTTCATTGAAATCAAACAAAAAGATGCAGCAAGCATAGTTGAAGTAATATGTGATCAGCTAGAAAAGGACAATATGCCACTAAAGTACTGTCGGTCACAGTGTTACGACAACGCTATAGTCATGGCAGGGCACAAATCTGGTGTGCAGCAGAGGATCATTGAAAAGAACAGTAAAGCTGTATTTGTCATTTGTGACAACCACTCACTTAATCTAGCTGGTATTCATGCAGCCAGTGAAGAATCAGTTACAGTAACCTTTTTTGGCACATTAGATGCACTGTACAATTTCTTCTCACGCTCAACAATGCGATGGGACAAGCTGAGGAAAGCTATGCCAATCACACTAAAATCTGAATCTGAAACCCGATGGAGTGCAAGAGAAGAGGCAGTTAAACCAATTTGTCACCACTTTGATGACTTGGTTATTCTACTGGAAGAAATGTCTACTGATCTGAAAAAAATGTAG